In a single window of the Hippocampus zosterae strain Florida chromosome 6, ASM2543408v3, whole genome shotgun sequence genome:
- the trmt2a gene encoding tRNA (uracil-5-)-methyltransferase homolog A, with protein MEDFRSSPVSEAGAPEAGDTADLPADSTDHVSPAEEGEVSSDPGLYGYIKQDLFTSEIFKVEIRNLPKFIGFNDLKKFLAKHGLNPHKIKLFGKQTFAFVTFKNEAERDKAMKMVHGMQWKGQVLSVRLAKPKADPIQRKRKQEEGEGHGGQPPSKRAEGDEKEQPLSVQIANVVTPLWNVPYEEQLRRKEQNVVAILQRLAKEIASTNKAMLPLLFDVKGNHNKMCCPLEAICPSPTQTEYRNKCEFLISVGADGEDKTVGFRLGKYKGGSCAVVGPEEACHVSAEAKKIVHDFQKFIRLTPYTVYSPETYEGHWKQLTVRTTRTKQAMAIVFFNPQKLEETELDALKSSMKKYFSEEEGKDSGITSLYFVRKGQRKSPNIEDLPCELVAGDGCIHEELLGLQFRISPHSFFQVNTAGAEVLYSAVGEWAQLDQESTVLDVCCGTGTIGISLAKRVKKVIGIELCQEAVEDAEVNAKLNGLSNVEFHCGKAEDLFPNILNALVSPNVTAIVDPPRAGLHSKVILAIRRAEHLKRLIYVACNAKAAMNNFIDLCRAPSNRVHGAPFQPVRAMAVDLFPQTAHFETVLLFERVDYNSQRHTNDQKETVCSS; from the exons ATGGAAGACTTTAGGAGCAGCCCTGTGAGTGAAGCAGGTGCCCCGGAAGCAGGGGACACTGCTGACCTTCCTGCTGACTCCACAGATCATGTCAGTCCTGCAGAGGAAGGTGAGGTGTCATCGGACCCTGGCCTTTATGGCTACATCAAGCAAGACCTTTTTACGTCTGAGATCTTCAAAGTGGAGATCCGAAATCTTCCCAAGTTCATCGGCTTCAATGACTTGAAGAAATTCCTGGCCAAGCACGGCCTCAACCCGCACAAGATCAAGCTGTTTGGCAAgcagacgtttgcttttgtcacttTTAAGAACGAGGCGGAGCGCGACAAGGCCATGAAGATGGTGCACGGCATGCAGTGGAAGGGCCAGGTGTTGAGCGTCAGACTGGCCAAGCCTAAAGCCGATCCCATTCAGAGGAAGAGGAAGCAGGAGGAAGGCGAAGGTCATGGAGGGCAGCCTCCTTCCAAACGAGCAGAAGGTGACGAAAAGGAGCAGCCGCTGAGTGTTCAGATCGCCAACGTGGTGACTCCGCTGTGGAACGTTCCCTATGAGGAGCAGCTGAGGAGGAAGGAGCAAAATGTGGTAGCGATTCTGCAGAGGCTGGCCAA AGAGATTGCAAGCACCAACAAAGCCATGCTGCCATTGCTCTTTGATGTGAAAGGAAACCACAACAAAATGTGCTGCCCCCTAGAAGCAATTTGTCCATCCCCGACACAG ACTGAGTACAGAAACAAGTGCGAATTCCTCATCTCTGTGGGTGCGGACGGGGAAGATAAGACTGTCGGCTTCCGCCTGGGGAAATATAAAGGAGGCTCCTGTGCTGTGGTGGGGCCAGAGGAGGCGTGCCATGTCTCAGCTGAGGCCAAGAAAATTGTCCATGACTTTCAAAAATTCATCAG GTTAACACCTTACACCGTGTACAGTCCTGAAACTTACGAGGGACACTGGAAGCAGCTGACTGTTCGGACCACCAGGACCAAGCAAGCCATGGCTATAGTCTTCTTCAACCCGCAG AAACTTGAAGAAACAGAACTTGATGCATTAAAGAGCTCCATGAAGAAATACTTTTCAGAGGAAGAGGGCAAAGACAGCGGCATCACCTCTCTTTACTTTGTCAGAAAGGGCCAAAG AAAATCTCCGAACATTGAAGATTTGCCCTGTGAGCTGGTTGCAGGAGATGGCTGCATCCACGAGGAACTTCTTGGTTTACAATTCAGAATATCTCCTCATTCCTTCTTCCAG GTAAATACAGCAGGAGCAGAGGTTCTGTATTCTGCAGTCGGGGAGTGGGCGCAACTGGATCAGGAAAGCACAGTTCTGGATGTGTGTTGTGGGACAGGAACTATTGGCATTTCTCTGGCTAAG AGGGTCAAGAAAGTAATTGGAATCGAACTTTGCCAGGAGGCAGTGGAGGATGCCGAAGTTAATGCAAAACTTAACG GGCTCAGCAATGTCGAGTTTCACTGCGGGAAAGCTGAAGATTTGTTCCCCAATATTCTCAATGCTCTTGTGTCACCCAACGTGACAGCCATCGTAGATCCACCGAGGGCAGGCTTAC ATTCCAAGGTGATACTCGCCATTAGGAGAGCAGAGCATCTCAAGAGGCTGATTTATGTGGCGTGCAACGCCAAAGCGGCCATGAATAACTTCATTGA CCTGTGTAGGGCACCCTCCAACAGAGTTCACGGAGCGCCATTCCAGCCTGTGCGAGCCATGGCCGTGGATTTGTTTCCTCAGACAGCACATTTTGAAACTGTTCTCCTCTTTGAGAGAGTGGACTACAACTCCCAGCGACATACCAACGATCAGAAAGAAACTGTATGTTCATCTTAA
- the dgcr8 gene encoding microprocessor complex subunit DGCR8 gives MEIDYVLPPLPSEPPNDFGQDEGRAPPPPPLQTSSDAEVMDVSSGGDGYIHNQGDVEANPQQPLSTGTITFCSQPSNDASYSNPLCPRTARHAPPVINFLPDSKLLRDVKVRVSFTESSCGKDRKVLYTGEEQERVSDDGLDHMNGEFEFSSDQRLAEGSSTAHGSGRVLEVDTDLENKVEYAVLDELDGVDENFMDNEDEANGGFKSNVRIQQEPADDETMAYMYEGEFDNDVDALLEEGMPVPKKMRPAEDKYSGESDHQSEGEGSVQPMMTKIKTVLKSRGRPPTEPLPDGWIMTFHNSGIPVYLHRETRVVTWSRPYFLGSGSIRKHDPPTSSIPCLHYKKMKEHEEKELNGVVNPQAEVFPVKPSEEANGDDHVENSENTAEVHDGVPASTPADCGPEPEGITNDTRPGKEAPPFDIAQGALGQVRAKVEVCKDESIELEDFRLYLEKCFDFEQVTVKKFRTWAERRQFNRDMKRKQAECERPILPANQKLITLSVQDAPTKKEFVINPNGKSEVCILHEYMQRVLKVRPVYNFFECENPSEPFGACVIIDGVTYGTGTASSKKLAKNKAARATLEILIPDFVKQTSEEKPVEADELEYFNHISIEDSRVYELTNKAGLLSPYQILHECLKRNHGMGDTSIKFEVIPGKNQKSEYVMTCGKHTVRGWCKNKRVGKQLASQKILQMLHPHVKNWGSLLRMYGRESNKMVKKESSDKSVIELQQFAKKNKPNLHILNKLQEEMKKLAAQREETRKKPKMTIVESAQPGSEPLCTVDV, from the exons ATGGAAATAGATTATGTTCTCCCACCTCTCCCTTCGGAGCCACCTAATGATTTTGGCCAAGATGAGGGCAGAGCACCTCCACCACCTCCCCTGCAAACGTCCAGTGACGCAGAGGTAATGGACGTTAGCTCTGGTGGTGATGGATACATACACAACCAAGGGGATGTCGAAGCAAATCCACAACAGCCCCTCAGCACTGGCACAATTACGTTCTGTAGCCAGCCCTCAAATGATGCCAGTTACTCCAACCCACTGTGCCCCAGGACAGCTCGTCACGCTCCCCCTGTAATCAATTTCCTGCCCGATAGCAAGCTGCTTAGGGATGTTAAGGTTCGAGTTAGCTTCACTGAAAGCAGTTGTGGCAAAGACAGGAAGGTTTTGTATACAGGTGAAGAGCAAGAGAGAGTTAGTGATGATGGTTTGGACCACATGAATGGTGAGTTTGAGTTCTCCAGTGATCAGAGACTAGCTGAAGGTAGCTCAACAGCACATGGATCAGGTAGGGTTTTGGAGGTGGACACTGACCTTGAGAACAAAGTGGAGTATGCCGTCCTGGATGAGTTGGATGGCGTCGATGAGAATTTCATGGATAATGAAGATGAAGCCAATGGCGGCTTTAAGTCCAACGTCAGAATTCAGCAGGAGCCAGCAGATGACGAGACCATGGCTTACATGTATGAG GGGGAATTTGACAATGACGTTGACGCTCTGCTCGAGGAGGGCATGCCAGTCCCGAAAAAGATGCGTCCAGCAGAGGACAAATATAGTGGCGAGAGTGATCACCAGTCAGAAGGCGAAGGAAGTGTTCAACCCATGATGACCAAAATTAAAACTGTCTTGAAAA GTCGGGGACGTCCACCCACTGAGCCACTTCCTGACGGATGGATCATGACATTCCACAACTCAGGCATTCCAGTCTACCTGCACAGAGAGACCAGAGTAGTAACTTGGTCCAGGCCCTACTTCCTTGGATCCGGGAGCATAAGG AAACATGATCCTCCAACCAGCAGCATCCCCTGCTTACACTATAAGAAGATGAAGGAACATGAAGAGAAGGAACTGAACGGCGTTGTGAATCCACAAGCAGAAGTGTTCCCCGTTAAGCCCAGCGAGGAAGCAAATGGTGATGACCATGTAGAGAACTCAGAAAATACAGCTGAGGTGCACGATGGCGTACCCGCTTCCACTCCTGCTGACTGTGGCCCAGAGCCTGAGGGCATCACCAATGACACTCGGCCTGGTAAAGAGGCCCCACCCTTCGACATTGCTCAAGGAGCCCTTGGACAAGTCAGGGCCAAAGTGGAAGTATGCAAAGATGAGTCCATTG AACTTGAAGACTTTCGCCTATACCTGGAAAAGTGCTTTGACTTTGAACAAGTGACGGTGAAGAAGTTCCGCACATGGGCTGAGCGAAGGCAGTTTAACAGGGACATGAAGAGGAAACAGGCTGAATGCGAGAGGCCAATCCTGCCTGCAAACCAGAAACTCATTACACTGTCAGTCCAAGATGCACCTACTAAGAAAG AATTTGTCATCAATCCCAATGGGAAGTCTGAAGTTTGCATCTTACATGAATACATGCAGCGTGTCCTGAAGGTTCGGCCTGTTTACAACTTCTTTGAATGTG AGAACCCAAGTGAACCCTTTGGCGCGTGTGTCATTATTGACGGCGTCACCTACGGCACAGGGACTGCAAGTAGTAAAAAACTTGCCAAGAATAAAGCTG CAAGAGCCACACTGGAAATCCTTATACCAGACTTCGTGAAGCAGACTTCTGAGGAAAAGCCTGTTGAGGCAGATGAACTTGAG TATTTTAACCATATCAGTATAGAAGACTCGAGAGTGTATGAGCTGACCAACAAAGCAGGGCTTCTTTCACCGTATCAGATTCTTCATGAGTGCCTTAAAAG AAACCATGGGATGGGAGACACGAGCATAAAATTTGAGGTTATACCAGGGAAGAATCAGAAGAGTGAATATGTGATGACTTGTGGCAAGCATACTGTGCGTGGTTGGT GCAAGAACAAGAGAGTAGGCAAACAGTTGGCATCTCAGAAGATTTTGCAAATGCTTCATCCTCATGTGAAGAACTGGGGCTCACTGCTGCGAATGTATGGCCGAGAGAGTAATAAGATGGTCAAGAAG GAGAGCTCAGACAAAAGTGTGATTGAGCTTCAACAGTTTGCTAAGAAGAACAAACCAAACCTCCATATCTTGAATAAACTGCAAGAGGAGATGAAGAAACTGGCTGCACAAAGG GAGGAAACTAGGAAGAAACCCAAGATGACCATCGTGGAATCTGCCCAGCCAGGAAGTGAACCTCTCTGCACTGTTGATGTTTAA